A single genomic interval of Oceanithermus profundus DSM 14977 harbors:
- the tsaB gene encoding tRNA (adenosine(37)-N6)-threonylcarbamoyltransferase complex dimerization subunit type 1 TsaB — MNVLAIDTATPYLVLGTLDAERTLRRGRRHAETLIADLEAFLSGIGLEPARLDLIVVGEGPGSYTGIRVAVATAMGLARGLDVPVVGASSLAAAAARARGRVRAAFEARNRQVYTAAYRVEDLPAEQEPPARLAAGALPRGDACLLWNAPPSGRALARLGLARWNRGDARLVPVYL, encoded by the coding sequence GTGAACGTCCTGGCCATCGACACCGCCACCCCTTACCTGGTCCTCGGCACCCTCGACGCCGAACGCACGCTGCGGCGCGGCCGCCGCCACGCCGAGACGCTGATCGCCGACCTGGAGGCGTTCCTCTCCGGGATCGGGCTCGAGCCGGCGCGGCTCGACCTGATCGTGGTCGGCGAGGGGCCGGGTTCCTACACCGGCATCCGCGTCGCCGTCGCGACGGCGATGGGCCTGGCGCGCGGTCTGGACGTGCCGGTCGTGGGCGCGTCCTCCCTCGCCGCCGCCGCGGCGCGCGCGCGCGGCCGGGTGCGAGCGGCCTTCGAAGCCCGCAACCGCCAGGTTTACACCGCCGCGTACCGCGTCGAGGACCTTCCCGCGGAGCAGGAACCGCCGGCCAGGCTCGCGGCCGGGGCACTGCCCCGAGGCGACGCCTGCCTGCTCTGGAACGCGCCGCCCTCGGGGCGCGCGCTCGCCCGGCTGGGGCTCGCCCGCTGGAACCGCGGGGACGCGCGCCTCGTGCCCGTCTACCTTTGA
- the acs gene encoding acetate--CoA ligase, with product MDKDRIEAVLKETRSFEPPEAFRLRARVKSEEEYEAEYRRSIEDPEGYWGEIAGELEWFEPWQKVLEWNPPHAKWFTGGKTNVSYNALDRHLATWRRNKAAIVWEGEPGDTRTLTYHELHREVSRFANVLRRLGVKKGDRVTLYMPMIPEAAVAMLACARIGAVHSVVFGGFSASALAERIKDAGSEVLITADGGWRRGQVVPLKEAADEAVRETGIVKHVVVVRRTGQEVPMEPGRDHWYHELVEGVEGEAPPEPMDSEDPLFILYTSGSTGKPKGVLHTTGGYMTYTFHTARTVFDLKDDDTYWCTADVGWITGHSYIVYGPLLNGATVVMYEGAPNHPEPDRFWEIVDKHGVTVLYTAPTAIRAFMRWGEQWPMKHRLDSLRLLGTVGEPINPEAWLWYYRVIGKERCPIVDTWWQTETGGIMITTLPGAHRMKPGFAGKPFFGIAPEIVDGEGNPIREPDQGGYLVITKPWPSMLRTVWGDPERFVNQYWSQYPGKYFTGDGARRDAEGYYLILGRVDDVINISGHRLGTMEVESALVSHPAVAEAAVVARPDPIKGEAIVAFVTPVGDVEPSEALAEELKAHVVKVIGAIARPAEIRFAAALPKTRSGKIMRRLLRQIAAGQEEISGDISTLEDRSVVEQLKKGK from the coding sequence GTGGACAAGGATCGCATTGAAGCCGTACTCAAGGAGACGCGCAGCTTCGAACCGCCCGAGGCGTTTCGCCTGAGGGCCCGGGTGAAGAGCGAAGAAGAATACGAGGCCGAGTACCGGCGCTCGATCGAGGACCCCGAAGGCTACTGGGGCGAGATCGCCGGCGAGCTCGAGTGGTTCGAGCCCTGGCAGAAGGTGCTCGAGTGGAACCCGCCCCACGCCAAGTGGTTCACCGGCGGCAAGACCAACGTGAGCTACAACGCCCTCGACCGGCACCTGGCGACTTGGCGGCGCAACAAGGCCGCGATCGTCTGGGAGGGCGAGCCGGGCGACACCCGCACGCTCACCTACCACGAGCTGCACCGGGAGGTGAGCCGTTTCGCGAACGTGCTCCGGCGTCTGGGGGTGAAGAAGGGCGACCGCGTCACCCTCTACATGCCGATGATCCCGGAGGCGGCCGTCGCCATGCTGGCCTGCGCCCGCATCGGGGCGGTGCACTCGGTCGTCTTCGGCGGCTTTTCGGCCAGCGCCCTGGCCGAGCGCATCAAGGACGCCGGCAGCGAGGTGCTCATCACCGCCGACGGCGGCTGGCGGCGGGGGCAGGTCGTGCCCCTCAAGGAGGCTGCCGACGAGGCGGTGCGCGAAACCGGGATCGTCAAGCACGTGGTCGTGGTGCGGCGCACCGGCCAGGAGGTGCCCATGGAGCCGGGCCGCGACCACTGGTACCACGAGCTGGTCGAGGGTGTGGAAGGCGAAGCCCCGCCCGAGCCGATGGACAGCGAGGACCCGCTCTTCATCCTCTACACCTCCGGTTCCACCGGCAAGCCCAAGGGGGTGCTCCACACCACCGGCGGCTACATGACCTACACCTTCCACACCGCCCGCACCGTCTTCGACCTGAAGGACGACGACACCTACTGGTGCACCGCCGACGTGGGCTGGATCACCGGCCACTCCTACATCGTCTACGGCCCCCTGCTCAACGGGGCCACGGTGGTGATGTACGAGGGCGCGCCCAACCACCCCGAACCCGACCGCTTCTGGGAGATCGTCGACAAGCACGGGGTGACCGTCCTCTACACCGCGCCCACGGCCATCCGCGCCTTCATGCGATGGGGCGAGCAGTGGCCGATGAAGCACCGCCTCGACTCGCTCAGGCTGCTGGGCACGGTGGGCGAGCCCATCAACCCCGAGGCCTGGCTGTGGTACTACCGGGTGATCGGCAAGGAGCGCTGCCCCATCGTGGACACCTGGTGGCAGACCGAGACCGGCGGCATCATGATCACCACGCTGCCCGGCGCCCACCGGATGAAACCCGGCTTTGCCGGCAAGCCCTTCTTCGGCATCGCCCCCGAGATCGTGGACGGCGAGGGGAACCCCATCCGCGAGCCCGACCAGGGCGGCTACCTGGTGATCACCAAGCCCTGGCCCAGCATGCTGCGCACCGTCTGGGGCGATCCGGAGCGCTTCGTGAACCAGTACTGGAGCCAGTACCCGGGCAAGTACTTCACCGGCGACGGCGCGCGCCGCGACGCCGAGGGCTACTACCTGATCCTGGGCCGGGTGGACGATGTGATCAACATCAGCGGCCACCGCCTGGGCACAATGGAGGTTGAAAGCGCCCTGGTGAGCCACCCGGCGGTGGCCGAGGCGGCGGTGGTGGCCCGGCCCGACCCCATCAAGGGCGAGGCGATCGTGGCCTTCGTGACGCCGGTGGGCGACGTCGAGCCCAGCGAGGCGCTGGCCGAGGAGCTGAAGGCGCACGTGGTCAAGGTGATCGGCGCCATCGCCCGTCCGGCGGAGATCCGCTTCGCCGCGGCCCTGCCCAAGACGCGCTCGGGCAAGATCATGCGCCGGCTGCTGCGCCAGATCGCCGCGGGGCAGGAGGAGATCTCGGGCGACATCTCCACGCTCGAGGACCGCAGCGTGGTCGAGCAGCTCAAGAAGGGGAAGTAG
- the miaA gene encoding tRNA (adenosine(37)-N6)-dimethylallyltransferase MiaA — translation MNRAVPVLTGPSASGKSSLALWLAERWPLEVVSADATMVYRGLDVGTDKPSAAERARVPHHLVDVARPDEAYDVVRWVEAAERAIAEVRARGRIPLVVGGTVYYLRGLCEGLPTTPPPDEAVQRAIWAELERRGSEALLAELAAASPADAARVAGNPRRLVRALEVLRRSGRPPADFPPRAPRVRCAKLVLWPERAALKEKVWERARWQFEHGLIDEVRALLERYPRMPTALQSIGYKEVVRHLRGEWSYEEALEADRRAVWRLIKRQYTWLRREPGDVAYLPRAGAAARRGAAFWFERRFGRP, via the coding sequence GTGAACCGCGCCGTACCCGTGCTGACGGGACCCAGCGCGAGCGGGAAGTCGTCGCTGGCGCTGTGGCTGGCGGAGCGCTGGCCGCTCGAGGTCGTGAGCGCGGACGCCACCATGGTCTACCGGGGGCTGGACGTGGGCACCGACAAGCCGTCCGCCGCCGAGCGGGCCCGGGTGCCCCACCACCTGGTGGACGTCGCGCGGCCCGACGAGGCTTACGACGTGGTGCGCTGGGTGGAGGCGGCCGAGCGCGCGATCGCCGAGGTGCGCGCCCGCGGGCGGATTCCGCTGGTGGTGGGGGGGACGGTCTACTACCTGCGCGGGCTGTGCGAGGGGCTGCCCACCACCCCGCCGCCCGACGAGGCGGTCCAGCGGGCGATTTGGGCCGAGCTGGAGCGCCGGGGATCGGAGGCGCTGCTGGCCGAGCTGGCGGCCGCGAGCCCGGCCGACGCGGCGCGGGTGGCCGGCAACCCGCGCCGGCTGGTGCGGGCGCTGGAGGTGCTCCGGCGCTCGGGACGGCCGCCGGCCGACTTCCCGCCGCGCGCGCCCCGGGTGCGCTGCGCCAAGCTGGTGCTCTGGCCCGAGCGGGCGGCGCTGAAAGAGAAAGTCTGGGAGCGGGCGCGCTGGCAGTTCGAGCACGGCCTGATCGACGAGGTGCGGGCCCTGCTCGAGCGCTACCCGCGGATGCCCACGGCGCTCCAGTCCATCGGCTACAAGGAGGTCGTGCGCCACCTGCGGGGCGAATGGAGTTACGAGGAAGCGCTCGAGGCCGACCGGCGCGCGGTCTGGCGGCTGATCAAGCGCCAGTACACCTGGCTGCGGCGTGAACCGGGCGACGTCGCCTACCTCCCCCGCGCCGGTGCGGCGGCGCGCCGCGGGGCGGCCTTCTGGTTCGAGCGCCGCTTCGGCCGTCCTTGA
- a CDS encoding Fur family transcriptional regulator, which produces MEVPGLERRFRERGLRRTPQRVAVWSDFADHPGSTIREAAARLQRAGIGQATVYRAVRALEEAGLIVRFAAPHEEVRFAAVLDHAHLLVCERCGHVEPLQECGLRAYEAELARRSRFRVRGHTLIVYGLCPECQESP; this is translated from the coding sequence ATGGAGGTGCCCGGTCTCGAGCGGCGGTTTCGTGAGCGCGGCCTGCGGCGCACGCCCCAGCGCGTTGCGGTGTGGAGCGATTTCGCCGACCACCCCGGCAGCACGATCCGCGAGGCCGCGGCGCGGCTGCAGCGGGCCGGGATCGGGCAGGCGACCGTCTACCGGGCGGTGCGCGCGCTCGAGGAGGCGGGCCTGATCGTCCGCTTCGCCGCCCCGCACGAGGAGGTCCGCTTCGCCGCGGTGCTGGACCATGCGCACCTGCTCGTTTGCGAGCGCTGCGGCCACGTCGAACCGCTCCAGGAGTGCGGGCTGCGCGCCTACGAAGCCGAGCTGGCCCGGCGCAGCCGTTTCCGCGTCCGCGGCCACACGTTGATCGTCTACGGGCTCTGCCCCGAATGTCAGGAGTCGCCATGA
- a CDS encoding RrF2 family transcriptional regulator, which produces MWVSTKAQYGLRALVEIGLRGPDPVPLKEVAEAQGISQHYLEQIAAALRRAGFIRSVRGARGGYRLARPPEEINALEVVETMEGSLSPVGCIEDPGSCEHEGQCSTELLWRRVDLAIREVLGSTNLQHLIDERRLIEAKRKMHAAAS; this is translated from the coding sequence ATGTGGGTATCGACGAAGGCGCAGTACGGGCTGCGCGCGCTGGTGGAGATCGGCCTGCGCGGCCCCGATCCGGTGCCGCTCAAGGAGGTGGCCGAGGCGCAGGGGATCAGCCAGCACTACCTCGAGCAGATCGCGGCGGCGCTGCGGCGTGCCGGTTTCATCCGCAGCGTCCGCGGGGCGCGCGGCGGCTACCGGCTGGCGCGGCCCCCTGAAGAGATCAACGCGCTCGAGGTCGTCGAGACGATGGAGGGTTCGCTCTCGCCCGTGGGCTGCATCGAAGACCCGGGCAGCTGCGAACACGAGGGGCAGTGCTCCACCGAGCTGCTCTGGCGGCGCGTGGACCTGGCCATCCGCGAGGTGCTGGGCAGCACCAACCTGCAGCACCTCATCGACGAACGGCGCCTGATCGAAGCCAAGCGCAAGATGCACGCCGCGGCCTCGTAG
- a CDS encoding Hsp20/alpha crystallin family protein, with the protein MELERSDRWAAIEKLIELKRRIEALESRFGADALADWAPPVDVLDEGEAYRILVDVPGVKPEDLELQEEGRTITIAGVRHEPEARYVTRTRPHGYFRRAFTLPEPIVEGAAEASLKQGVLEIRIPKAQGRAVPIEPS; encoded by the coding sequence ATGGAACTGGAACGAAGCGACCGCTGGGCGGCCATCGAAAAGCTGATCGAACTCAAGCGGCGTATCGAGGCGCTGGAGTCGCGCTTCGGGGCGGACGCCCTCGCCGACTGGGCTCCGCCCGTCGACGTTCTCGACGAGGGCGAGGCCTACCGAATCCTGGTGGACGTGCCCGGGGTCAAGCCCGAGGACCTCGAGCTGCAGGAAGAGGGGCGCACGATCACGATCGCCGGCGTGCGTCACGAACCCGAGGCGCGCTACGTCACCCGCACCCGCCCGCACGGTTACTTCCGCCGGGCCTTTACGCTGCCCGAGCCGATCGTCGAGGGCGCGGCCGAGGCCAGCCTGAAGCAGGGGGTGCTCGAGATCCGCATCCCCAAGGCGCAGGGGCGCGCGGTGCCCATCGAACCCAGCTAG
- a CDS encoding AAA family ATPase: MAIQKVREALTNVLFGQEGVVDALLAAAASGGHVLLEGLPGLGKTLLARGFAAASGLSYRRIQFTPDLLPADVTGTEVWQDGRFEFRPGPLFAQVVLADEINRATPKTQSALLEAMEEGAVTAYGVRHELPRPFLVLATQNPIELEGTYPLPEAQVDRFMAKIEITAPKRAVWMRILNETPREPEAVAEPEDFLELRRRADAVRVASTGMEAVVNLAQLASEEPRLRFGVSPRGAKAWLALARGFAVLSGRAHVEWDDLRAAARPALVHRLFLTEEARFEGIREAQVLEDLLAKALPK; encoded by the coding sequence ATGGCGATCCAGAAGGTGCGCGAGGCCCTGACGAACGTCCTCTTCGGCCAGGAGGGCGTGGTGGACGCGCTGCTCGCCGCCGCGGCCAGCGGCGGCCACGTGCTCCTCGAAGGGCTTCCGGGTCTCGGCAAGACGCTGCTTGCCCGCGGCTTCGCCGCCGCCAGCGGCCTCAGCTACCGGCGCATCCAGTTCACCCCCGACCTGCTGCCCGCCGACGTGACCGGCACCGAGGTCTGGCAAGACGGGCGCTTCGAGTTCCGCCCCGGCCCCCTCTTCGCCCAGGTGGTGCTGGCCGACGAGATCAACCGCGCCACCCCCAAGACGCAGTCGGCCCTGCTCGAGGCCATGGAGGAAGGCGCGGTCACCGCCTATGGGGTGCGCCACGAGCTGCCCCGACCCTTCCTGGTGCTGGCCACCCAGAACCCCATCGAACTCGAGGGCACCTACCCCCTGCCCGAGGCCCAGGTGGACCGCTTCATGGCCAAGATCGAGATCACCGCGCCGAAGCGCGCCGTCTGGATGCGCATCCTCAACGAGACGCCGCGCGAACCCGAAGCCGTGGCCGAGCCCGAGGACTTCCTGGAACTGCGCCGCCGCGCGGACGCCGTGCGGGTCGCCTCGACGGGGATGGAGGCCGTCGTCAACCTGGCCCAGCTCGCCTCCGAGGAACCGCGCTTGCGCTTCGGCGTCAGCCCCCGCGGGGCCAAGGCCTGGCTCGCCCTCGCACGCGGCTTCGCGGTGCTCTCCGGCCGCGCCCACGTCGAGTGGGACGACCTGCGCGCCGCCGCCCGGCCGGCGCTCGTCCACCGCCTCTTCCTCACCGAGGAGGCGCGCTTCGAAGGGATCCGTGAGGCCCAGGTCCTCGAAGACCTGCTCGCCAAGGCCCTGCCCAAGTAG
- a CDS encoding metal ABC transporter ATP-binding protein — protein MNATPQKGPPAVEVEHLTVRFGDHLALEDVTLTVPAGAFVAIVGPNGAGKSTLLKVFLGLVPPSGGRVRVLGRPTDGVDPRRIGYVPQFKTLDRTFPALAEELVASGLRRAWPGRLTPAERAQVRAALERVGAGQLIGRPVSRFSGGELQRVYLARAFVRRPQLVMLDEPATGIDVLGEADMYRLLEDYQRETGATLLMITHDWEAAYHHATHVIVLNRRLIGFGPPERALSERCLREAFGHVGHAHGFSMALEGERRA, from the coding sequence ATGAACGCTACCCCCCAGAAAGGCCCACCGGCCGTGGAAGTCGAGCACCTGACGGTGCGTTTCGGCGACCACCTCGCCCTGGAGGACGTCACCCTGACGGTTCCCGCGGGGGCCTTCGTGGCCATCGTCGGTCCCAACGGCGCGGGCAAGTCCACCTTGCTCAAGGTGTTCCTCGGGCTCGTTCCCCCGAGCGGCGGCCGGGTCCGGGTCCTGGGCCGCCCCACCGACGGGGTCGATCCGCGGCGCATCGGTTACGTGCCGCAGTTCAAGACCCTGGACCGCACTTTTCCGGCGCTCGCGGAGGAGCTGGTGGCCAGCGGCCTGCGGCGCGCCTGGCCGGGCCGGCTCACGCCCGCGGAACGCGCGCAGGTGCGCGCCGCGCTGGAGCGGGTGGGCGCGGGGCAGCTGATCGGCCGCCCCGTGAGCCGTTTCAGCGGGGGAGAGCTGCAGCGGGTCTACCTGGCCCGGGCCTTCGTGCGCCGTCCCCAGCTGGTGATGCTCGACGAACCCGCGACCGGCATCGACGTGCTGGGCGAGGCCGACATGTACCGGCTGCTCGAGGACTACCAGCGGGAGACGGGCGCCACCCTGCTGATGATCACCCACGACTGGGAGGCGGCCTACCACCACGCGACCCACGTGATCGTGCTCAACCGCCGGCTCATCGGCTTCGGACCGCCCGAGCGCGCCCTTTCGGAGCGCTGCCTGCGCGAGGCCTTCGGGCACGTGGGGCACGCGCACGGGTTCTCGATGGCGCTGGAAGGAGAACGCCGTGCTTGA
- a CDS encoding ATP-dependent DNA ligase: protein MTFQRFVATLLEVERASSRIAMVKMLAEAFRELPPEEVPLAVLLLQGRVAPEFEGLEFGVAEKEAAKALALALGRDEAETVQAVKEKGDIGAYALEVLPRRAGGLSLRHVYGELRAIAEDAGPGSQARKRERLSRLVAEASPEEAAVILRTVTGRLRLGVGDATVLEALALAFLGDRAKKPLLERAYNLTSDLAYVARLALEGEEALRQVKLEVGKPVRMMLAERLPGPEQIMEKLGPHFAEHKYDGERVQVHFDGERFWVYSRRLENITHQYPDLLEALREVQHGPFILEAEAVVTDPVTGEMRPFQNVLNRKVKHLTPELLEKYPIKGFVFELLYADGEVLIERPYSERRERLERWFRPHERLELSTKRFVETTEELVQFFDASIEAGCEGLVCKKPDGDYEAGKRGFKWVKYKRGIAGKLSDTLDLVIVGAWLGRGRRAGTYGSLLAAAYNPDEDRFETLTKVGSGFSDEDLNEVLPRRLDPYRRGERHPRVWSLLEPDVWFEPVQVIEVEAQEITLSPNHTCAFGAVQEGRGLALRFPRFVRYRDDKSPEEATTTKEVVEMYKNQWA, encoded by the coding sequence ATGACCTTCCAGCGGTTCGTCGCGACGCTGCTCGAGGTGGAACGGGCGAGCTCGCGGATCGCCATGGTGAAGATGCTGGCCGAAGCCTTCCGCGAGCTTCCGCCCGAGGAGGTGCCGCTTGCGGTGCTGCTCCTTCAAGGTCGGGTGGCCCCCGAATTCGAGGGGCTCGAGTTCGGCGTGGCTGAGAAGGAGGCGGCCAAGGCGTTGGCGCTGGCGCTGGGGCGGGACGAAGCGGAGACCGTCCAGGCCGTCAAGGAGAAGGGCGACATCGGCGCCTATGCGCTCGAGGTGCTGCCCCGCAGGGCCGGAGGTTTGTCCTTGCGGCACGTCTACGGCGAGCTGCGCGCCATCGCCGAGGACGCCGGTCCCGGTTCCCAGGCGCGCAAGCGCGAGCGCCTGTCGCGCCTCGTCGCCGAGGCCAGCCCCGAGGAGGCGGCGGTGATCCTGCGCACCGTGACCGGGCGGCTGCGCCTGGGGGTGGGCGACGCCACGGTGCTGGAGGCCCTGGCGCTGGCCTTCCTGGGCGACCGCGCCAAGAAGCCGCTCTTGGAGCGGGCCTACAACCTGACCTCCGACCTGGCCTACGTGGCGCGGCTGGCCCTGGAGGGTGAAGAGGCATTGCGGCAGGTGAAGCTCGAGGTGGGCAAGCCGGTGCGGATGATGCTGGCCGAACGGCTGCCGGGCCCCGAGCAGATCATGGAGAAGCTGGGCCCCCACTTCGCCGAGCACAAGTACGACGGCGAGCGGGTGCAGGTGCACTTCGACGGCGAGCGCTTCTGGGTCTACTCGCGCCGGCTCGAGAACATTACCCACCAGTACCCCGACCTGCTGGAGGCGCTGCGCGAGGTGCAGCACGGACCCTTCATCCTCGAGGCCGAGGCGGTGGTCACCGACCCGGTGACCGGCGAGATGCGCCCATTCCAGAACGTGCTCAACCGCAAGGTTAAGCACCTGACGCCCGAGCTTCTGGAGAAGTACCCCATCAAGGGCTTCGTCTTCGAGCTGCTCTACGCGGACGGCGAGGTCTTGATCGAGCGCCCCTACAGCGAACGGCGCGAGCGGCTCGAGCGCTGGTTCCGCCCCCACGAGCGGCTCGAGCTTTCCACCAAGCGCTTCGTCGAGACGACCGAGGAGCTGGTCCAGTTCTTCGACGCCTCCATCGAGGCCGGTTGCGAGGGGCTGGTCTGCAAGAAGCCCGACGGCGACTACGAAGCCGGCAAGCGCGGCTTCAAGTGGGTCAAGTACAAGCGCGGCATCGCCGGCAAGCTCTCCGACACCCTCGACCTGGTCATCGTCGGCGCCTGGTTGGGGCGGGGGCGGCGCGCCGGCACCTACGGCTCGCTGCTGGCCGCGGCCTACAACCCCGATGAAGACCGCTTCGAGACCCTCACCAAGGTGGGTTCGGGGTTCAGCGACGAGGACCTGAACGAGGTGCTGCCCCGGCGGCTCGACCCCTACCGCCGCGGGGAGCGGCACCCGCGCGTCTGGTCGCTGCTCGAGCCCGACGTCTGGTTCGAGCCCGTCCAGGTCATCGAGGTCGAGGCCCAGGAGATCACGCTCAGCCCCAACCACACCTGCGCCTTCGGTGCGGTCCAGGAAGGCCGCGGCCTGGCCCTGCGGTTCCCCCGCTTCGTCCGTTACCGCGACGACAAGAGTCCCGAGGAGGCGACCACCACGAAGGAAGTGGTGGAGATGTACAAGAACCAGTGGGCTTAG
- a CDS encoding thymidine kinase, whose protein sequence is MPFLPYQTGWIEVIAGPMFSGKSEELIRRVKRVMIAGQKVRVFKPRLDDRYHKRDVVSHDGQRVEAEPVASAAELLAQVEANGPLQVVAVDEAQFFDAALPEVLERLADRGIRVIVAGLDLDFRGEPFGPMPQLLARAEFVEKLSAVCVRCGRSATRTQRLIDGEPARYEDPVILVGAKEAYEPRCRGCHVLRD, encoded by the coding sequence GTGCCGTTCTTGCCCTATCAAACCGGTTGGATCGAAGTGATCGCGGGGCCGATGTTTTCGGGAAAGTCGGAGGAGCTCATCCGCCGCGTCAAGCGGGTGATGATCGCCGGGCAGAAGGTGCGCGTCTTCAAGCCGCGGCTCGACGACCGCTACCACAAGCGCGACGTGGTGAGCCACGACGGGCAGCGCGTCGAGGCGGAGCCGGTGGCCAGCGCCGCCGAACTGCTGGCGCAGGTGGAGGCGAACGGGCCGTTGCAGGTCGTGGCCGTGGACGAGGCGCAGTTCTTCGACGCCGCGCTGCCGGAAGTGCTCGAGCGGCTGGCCGACCGCGGCATCCGCGTGATCGTGGCCGGCCTCGACCTCGACTTCCGCGGCGAGCCCTTCGGGCCCATGCCCCAGCTTCTGGCTCGGGCCGAGTTCGTGGAGAAGTTGAGCGCCGTCTGCGTGCGTTGCGGCCGCTCGGCGACGCGCACGCAGCGCCTGATCGATGGGGAGCCCGCCCGTTACGAGGACCCGGTCATCCTCGTCGGGGCCAAGGAGGCCTACGAGCCGCGCTGCCGCGGCTGCCACGTACTGCGCGACTAG
- a CDS encoding metal ABC transporter permease, translating into MLEVWSLPFMQRALLAGLVMALLAGYYGPFVVQRGLSFLGSGLAHAAFGGVALGLLLGLEPLWVAVPFTAAVALGITWVRERTHIRGDTAVGIFFAFSMALGIVFLSLKREYTAEAFTYLFGSILAVAPADLWASLALLALTALTLPLWGRWAYATFDRELAAADRVPVALDDYLLAFLVALVVVVAMKLVGLLLVAAFLVIPAAAARQWARTFLGMVVGAVLVGTFSVFAGLLISYGYDLPSGATVVLLQAFVFTAAALVFRRAS; encoded by the coding sequence GTGCTTGAGGTGTGGAGCCTGCCCTTCATGCAGCGGGCGCTGCTCGCGGGCCTGGTCATGGCCCTGCTCGCCGGATACTACGGGCCCTTCGTGGTGCAGCGGGGCCTCAGCTTCCTCGGTTCGGGCCTGGCCCACGCGGCCTTCGGCGGCGTGGCGCTGGGGTTGCTGCTGGGGCTCGAGCCCCTCTGGGTGGCCGTGCCCTTCACCGCGGCGGTGGCCCTCGGCATCACCTGGGTGCGCGAGCGCACCCACATCCGCGGCGACACCGCCGTGGGCATCTTCTTCGCCTTCTCCATGGCGCTGGGCATCGTCTTCCTTTCCCTGAAGCGCGAGTACACCGCCGAGGCCTTCACCTACCTCTTCGGCTCCATCCTGGCGGTCGCCCCGGCCGACCTCTGGGCCAGCCTGGCGCTGCTCGCCCTCACCGCCCTGACCCTGCCGCTGTGGGGGCGCTGGGCCTACGCCACCTTCGACCGCGAGCTGGCCGCGGCCGACCGGGTGCCCGTCGCCCTCGACGACTACCTGCTCGCCTTCCTGGTCGCGCTCGTCGTGGTCGTGGCCATGAAGCTCGTGGGGCTCCTGCTCGTCGCGGCCTTCCTGGTCATCCCCGCGGCGGCGGCGCGGCAGTGGGCGCGCACCTTCCTGGGGATGGTCGTGGGGGCGGTCCTCGTGGGCACCTTCAGCGTCTTCGCCGGCCTCCTGATCTCGTACGGCTACGACCTGCCCAGCGGCGCCACGGTGGTGCTGCTGCAGGCCTTCGTCTTCACCGCCGCGGCGCTGGTGTTTCGCAGGGCCTCGTAA
- a CDS encoding DUF58 domain-containing protein: protein MFRYRIRTSLRRPLPGGRKSRRAGESLDFMELRGYTPGDDPRFVDWKAYARTGRLYTRVWEGEERARFTLWLDGSPSMDLHGKRAYAREVARVLLAAALPDETFALDESGPRRLREPAEHARLAPDPRGPMAALGELRRARGQLVLVTDALDEGDWAGFLRQLAPRRPILVQVLAPEELEPPPHEAEWRDVETGTRVRVDRAALAAWRVALAAHLRALHRMAAEQGGYAHLRVGEAIVPALRRQGVLEWR from the coding sequence GTGTTCCGCTACCGCATCCGCACGAGCCTGCGCCGGCCGCTCCCGGGAGGGCGCAAGAGCCGCCGTGCCGGCGAGAGCCTCGACTTCATGGAGCTGCGCGGCTACACCCCGGGCGACGACCCGCGCTTCGTCGACTGGAAGGCCTACGCCCGCACCGGGCGGCTCTACACCCGGGTCTGGGAAGGCGAGGAGCGGGCCCGCTTCACCCTCTGGCTCGACGGCTCGCCCAGCATGGACCTCCACGGCAAGCGCGCCTACGCCCGCGAGGTGGCGCGGGTGCTGCTCGCCGCGGCGCTGCCCGACGAAACCTTCGCGCTCGACGAATCCGGGCCGCGCCGGCTGCGCGAACCCGCCGAACACGCCCGGCTGGCGCCCGATCCCCGTGGGCCGATGGCGGCGCTCGGCGAGCTGAGGCGCGCCCGCGGCCAGCTCGTCCTCGTCACCGACGCCCTCGACGAGGGCGACTGGGCCGGCTTCCTGCGCCAGCTGGCCCCCCGCCGGCCGATCCTTGTCCAGGTGCTCGCCCCCGAGGAGCTGGAACCCCCGCCCCACGAGGCCGAGTGGCGCGACGTCGAAACCGGAACGCGGGTTCGGGTGGACCGCGCCGCGCTCGCGGCCTGGCGGGTAGCGCTGGCCGCGCACCTCCGCGCCCTGCACCGAATGGCCGCGGAGCAGGGCGGCTATGCCCACCTGCGCGTGGGCGAAGCGATCGTGCCCGCGCTCAGGCGGCAGGGGGTGCTGGAGTGGCGCTAG